One Cyanobacteria bacterium GSL.Bin1 DNA segment encodes these proteins:
- the nagA gene encoding N-acetylglucosamine-6-phosphate deacetylase: MTPNHYSLLHQKCSLINVCLPKRKDDQYYQIEIEEGRIKRLQTQDRISLENQESPVIDLKGDWLSLGGVDLQINGALGLPFPDLESTHLDKLLTLTQFLWEQGIDGFLPTIVTTSPEKIARSLSVIAEYIQQYQTQEFPYAKILGVHLEGPFLNPKKRGAHPEKYLLEFTLDNFHRLIGKYSEQVRVVTCAPEISSDERIIAKLRSRYPHLLISLGHSLATATAAQTAFEQGASLVTHAFNAMPPLHHREPGLLGAALVHSGVKCGFIADGQHISPTLLKLLLRMGERDKRLFLVSDALAPLGLGDGIYPWDSRAITVTNGTARLEDGTLAGTTLPLLSGVTNLVEWGLCDIESAIALATESPREALGETGLSVGKPANLLRWHWDETTQQLTWQRLPNRGQLTVNH; this comes from the coding sequence ATGACCCCTAATCATTATTCACTACTTCATCAAAAATGTTCTTTAATTAACGTTTGTCTCCCGAAAAGAAAGGATGATCAGTATTATCAAATTGAAATCGAAGAGGGACGAATTAAAAGGCTACAAACTCAAGATCGGATTTCCCTTGAAAATCAAGAATCTCCTGTCATTGACCTAAAAGGGGATTGGCTCTCTCTCGGTGGCGTCGATTTGCAAATTAATGGTGCGTTAGGGTTGCCTTTTCCCGATTTAGAAAGTACGCACTTAGATAAACTCTTGACCCTTACTCAGTTTTTATGGGAACAAGGCATTGATGGTTTCCTCCCAACAATTGTCACGACTTCCCCTGAAAAAATTGCGCGATCGCTGTCTGTTATCGCTGAGTATATTCAACAGTATCAAACTCAAGAGTTCCCGTATGCAAAAATTCTTGGCGTCCATTTAGAGGGTCCCTTTCTTAATCCGAAAAAACGTGGTGCGCACCCGGAAAAATATTTATTAGAGTTCACGCTTGACAACTTTCATCGGTTGATCGGAAAATATAGTGAACAGGTTAGGGTTGTAACTTGTGCGCCAGAAATAAGTTCTGACGAAAGAATAATTGCGAAGCTGCGATCGCGCTATCCTCATCTTCTGATCAGTCTTGGGCATTCCCTCGCTACAGCAACCGCAGCCCAAACTGCCTTTGAACAGGGGGCATCGCTAGTGACACATGCCTTCAATGCCATGCCTCCCCTCCATCATCGTGAACCCGGTTTACTGGGCGCAGCACTGGTGCATTCCGGTGTGAAGTGTGGCTTCATTGCTGATGGACAACATATTTCTCCCACCCTGCTCAAACTTTTACTGCGGATGGGAGAAAGAGACAAACGACTCTTTTTAGTCAGCGATGCCCTTGCGCCCTTGGGACTGGGAGATGGGATTTATCCGTGGGATAGTCGAGCAATTACAGTTACGAATGGGACTGCTCGGCTAGAGGATGGAACCCTTGCCGGAACAACGCTTCCGCTCTTATCAGGGGTGACGAATCTGGTCGAGTGGGGACTGTGTGACATTGAGAGCGCGATCGCGCTAGCCACGGAAAGCCCAAGAGAAGCCTTAGGAGAAACGGGTTTAAGTGTTGGCAAACCAGCAAACTTGTTACGTTGGCATTGGGATGAGACGACACAGCAATTGACCTGGCAACGACTCCCGAACCGTGGACAATTAACAGTTAATCATTAA
- the acsF gene encoding magnesium-protoporphyrin IX monomethyl ester (oxidative) cyclase — translation MVNTANKDQQELRPGTKQPAKETLLTPRFYTTDFDEMAQMDISVNEDELRAILEEFRADYNQKHFIRDEEFNQSWEHLDPETRRLFVEFLERSCTAEFSGFLLYKELGRRLKDSNPLLAECFTLMSRDEARHAGFLNKAMSDFNLSLDLGFLTKSRKYTFFKPKYIFYATYLSEKIGYWRYITIYRHLEQHPEHRIYPLFRFFENWCQDENRHGDFFDAIMQAQPYVITGFISRLWCRFFLLAVFATMYLNDVQRSGFYEALGLDAREYDQYVIQKTNETAGRVFPTILDVDNPNFFNRLEVCVKNNEKLSAIANSDAPRVAKFFRKLPHYVSNGWQFLNLYLQKAIDAQAQRGTVQ, via the coding sequence ATGGTTAACACTGCCAATAAAGACCAACAAGAATTACGTCCGGGCACTAAACAACCGGCGAAAGAAACCCTTTTAACGCCTCGTTTTTATACCACAGACTTTGACGAAATGGCGCAGATGGATATTTCGGTCAACGAAGACGAACTCCGCGCGATTTTAGAAGAATTCCGTGCTGACTATAACCAAAAGCACTTTATTCGGGATGAAGAGTTTAACCAATCTTGGGAACACCTTGATCCAGAAACCCGCCGCCTCTTTGTAGAGTTTCTGGAACGGTCTTGTACCGCTGAATTTTCTGGGTTTCTCCTCTATAAAGAACTGGGCAGACGCCTCAAAGATTCCAATCCTCTCTTGGCGGAGTGCTTCACTTTGATGTCCCGGGATGAAGCCCGTCACGCTGGCTTTTTAAACAAAGCCATGTCTGACTTTAACCTGTCTCTAGATTTAGGATTTCTCACCAAGAGTCGGAAATACACCTTCTTCAAGCCCAAATATATTTTCTACGCCACCTATCTTTCAGAAAAAATTGGTTATTGGCGTTATATCACCATCTATCGTCATTTAGAACAACATCCGGAACACCGCATCTATCCGTTGTTCCGCTTCTTTGAAAACTGGTGTCAAGATGAAAACCGTCATGGCGACTTCTTTGATGCCATTATGCAAGCCCAACCCTATGTTATTACCGGGTTTATTTCTCGTCTCTGGTGTCGCTTCTTCTTACTCGCGGTATTTGCCACGATGTATCTCAATGATGTGCAACGGTCTGGGTTCTATGAAGCCTTAGGCTTAGATGCGCGGGAATATGACCAATATGTTATCCAGAAAACGAATGAAACGGCAGGACGAGTTTTCCCGACCATTCTCGATGTCGATAATCCTAACTTCTTCAATCGTTTAGAAGTTTGCGTGAAAAATAACGAAAAGCTAAGTGCGATTGCCAATTCTGACGCACCCCGAGTTGCGAAATTCTTCCGTAAGTTACCTCACTATGTCTCGAATGGTTGGCAATTCCTCAATCTGTACTTACAAAAAGCGATTGATGCCCAGGCGCAACGCGGTACTGTTCAGTAA
- a CDS encoding magnesium protoporphyrin IX methyltransferase, translating into MQDDKTIVKDYFNAVGFERWRNIYGDGEVNTVQKDIRIGHQQTIDTVVGWLKADGNLSQLSICDAGCGTGSLSIPLAQAGATVYASDISEKMVGEAESQAKAALGEDHNLHFSVSDLEAISGSYHTVICLDVLIHYPDPDIPTMVKHLADCAQSRFIISFAPKTFFLSLLKKIGEFFPGPSKTTRAYQHSEAEIVQILENNGFEIKRTGMTSTRFYYSRILEAVRA; encoded by the coding sequence ATGCAAGACGATAAAACAATTGTCAAAGACTATTTTAATGCCGTTGGTTTTGAACGCTGGCGCAATATTTACGGCGATGGCGAAGTAAACACGGTTCAAAAAGATATCCGCATTGGACATCAACAAACCATTGATACAGTTGTGGGTTGGCTCAAAGCAGACGGCAATTTATCTCAACTGAGTATCTGCGATGCGGGATGTGGAACGGGAAGCCTCAGTATTCCTCTAGCCCAAGCAGGGGCAACCGTTTATGCCAGTGACATTTCCGAAAAGATGGTGGGAGAAGCAGAAAGTCAAGCGAAAGCTGCTTTAGGAGAAGATCATAATCTTCATTTCTCAGTTAGCGATTTAGAGGCCATTAGCGGAAGTTACCACACCGTTATTTGTTTGGATGTTCTCATTCACTATCCCGACCCAGACATTCCAACCATGGTGAAACATCTCGCCGACTGTGCCCAATCTCGTTTTATTATTAGTTTTGCCCCCAAAACCTTTTTCCTGAGTTTGTTAAAGAAAATTGGCGAATTTTTCCCAGGACCCAGTAAAACCACTCGCGCTTACCAACATTCAGAAGCGGAAATTGTTCAAATTCTGGAGAACAACGGGTTTGAAATTAAACGCACGGGCATGACAAGCACTCGCTTTTATTATTCCCGCATCTTAGAAGCGGTACGGGCTTAG